From one Phocoena sinus isolate mPhoSin1 chromosome 4, mPhoSin1.pri, whole genome shotgun sequence genomic stretch:
- the TRMT10C gene encoding tRNA methyltransferase 10 homolog C produces the protein MSVSVTFLRPFARVLVPFTLHRKRRVLYSTTLQRYTSSKIPAVSYPNKESTSPPEELELDRWKITMKSSVQEEGVSTVSSSKDEDTLAATRELIEMWRLLRREVPEHISEEELKTVMECVSKSSKRKYLKYLYIKEKMKKSKQIKKEMKIAAKEQVKKDQLPETTKEDKQQNFLFLRLWDRNMDIAMGWKGAQAMQFGQPLVFDMAYDDYMKPKELQNAVSQLLESEGWNRRNVDPFHIHFCSLKTGGAYYRELVKRYGEKWNKLLLTATEKSHVDLFPKDSIIYLTSDSPNVMTTFKHDKIYVVGSFVDKNMQPGTSLAKAKRLKLATECLPLDKYLQWDTGTKNLTLDQMIRILLCLKNTGSWEEALKFVPRRKHTGYLDISQHSQEFFNRVKSKTFNSFPRGSVDIHRKGNLNENI, from the coding sequence ATGAGTGTCAGTGTCACCTTCTTAAGACCTTTTGCCAGAGTTTTGGTGCCATTTACCCTTCATAGGAAGAGAAGGGTTTTATATTCAACAACTCTGCAGAGATACACGTCTTCCAAAATACCAGCTGTGTCCTATCCTAATAAGGAGAGTACATCACCTCCTGAAGAGCTGGAGTTGGATAGGTGGAAAATTACAATGAAATCTAGTGTGCAAGAAGAGGGTGTTTCAACAGTCTCAAGTAGCAAGGATGAAGATACTCTAGCTGCCACCAGGGAATTAATTGAGATGTGGAGATTGCTTCGCAGAGAAGTACCAGAACACATCAGTGAAGAAGAGCTCAAAACCGTTATGGAATGTGTTTCTAAATcgtcaaaaagaaaatatttaaaatatttatatattaaggaaaaaatgaaaaaatccaagcaaataaaaaaggaaatgaaaatagcagcaaaagaacaagtaaaaaaaGATCAGCTACCAGAAACCACTAAGGAAGATAAACAGCAAAACTTTCTGTTTCTACGACTTTGGGATAGGAATATGGACATTGCAATGGGCTGGAAGGGTGCCCAGGCCATGCAGTTTGGACAACCTTTGGTTTTTGACATGGCTTATGACGACTATATGAAACCAAAAGAACTGCAGAATGCTGTTTCCCAACTTTTAGAAAGTGAAGGATGGAACAGAAGAAATGTTGATCCTTTCCATATTCACTTCTGCAGTCTTAAAACAGGTGGTGCCTACTATAGAGAGTTAGTTAAACGTTATGGAGAAAAGTGGAACAAATTGCTTTTAACAGCAACAGAAAAGTCTCACGTAGATTTATTTCCAAAGGACAGTATTATATATTTAACTTCAGATTCTCCCAACGTTATGACTACTTTCAAGCATGACAAAATTTATGTAGTGGGATCTTTTGTTGATAAGAATATGCAACCAGGCACATCCCTAGCCAAAGCAAAACGGCTGAAGCTGGCAACAGAATGCCTTCCATTAGATAAATATTTGCAGTGGGACACTGGCACCAAAAATCTCACCTTAGATCAAATGATACGTATTTTGTTATGTCTGAAAAACACTGGTAGTTGGGAAGAGGCTCTGAAGTTTgttcctaggagaaaacatactGGTTATCTGGATATTTCTCAGCATTCTCAAGAGTTTTTCAACAGAGTGAAGTCAAAGACTTTTAATTCATTTCCAAGAGGCTCTGTAGATATACACAGAAAAGGTAACTTGAATGAGAATATTTGA